The DNA sequence aataaaatgaGTCAATTTAACATTTTTACAATATACACATGGATTAATCATCAATATATATTTAAGCAAATGTAAGTTGCTCATTATTTTACTTTCCACTCGAGAAAAAACAAGTGACTCATTATTTTACGAGAAGACCGAACCATGTACCTAGACCGAACCATGTACCTACAAAAAATTGAATAGAATGTGAGGTGGGCATAGAAGAGAcgaaaacaaaaataagaaaaagaaaaagaaaaagaaggagaatgtAAAGACAAAGGTAGAATGAGGGAATTGTGGGGGATCAAATCCCAAGTTAACCCAACCCAACCCAAACACCCAAACCAAACAAACTAGTACACCATCTTACATTGCCGTATTTCCCTGACACACATTTAGATACATTGCCCATACCTgtactatttttaatattaataacacGCAAATTTTTGTCCTTCTACTGCTATTATTACTAAACCAACCTAACCCTTTCTGTTGACAAATGTGTTAAAACcattaattaataagataaaagtaaaaatattaaatatacaaagagttatatttttaatatctttaactataaatatattatgtactaaaaaaattaatcactaaatttatatatttcatattttaacatttttttagaaattacattttcttacaaaattattattcttttgatttttataaatatgtaTGTAAGTTATTTTACTCACACAAAAATaagttaatttaaattaaaatattttattttagttacaggaactaatttaaaaataatatgtttacatgtattattttaaaaaattttattaataattttttaaaaatgaatttatcaaaaatataaaTTCTCAGATAATTATTTATCACTTTACTCTATATTTTGCGTTCCTTATTTGAAATATacttccaaaataaaaaaacaactaaaattaGCGTCCGAGACGCCGACGACCAACCAAACCAAGCTCATATTGCCTGTcgacttctctctctctctctctcttctggtCTCACAACagtcttctctttctctctcttcacactttctctcctccattttttttctcttcttcttcttcttgtggatTCAGCTTCACTGTTCAGGTAAATCGACACCTCTTCTCCGTTAGATCCATCCTCCTCCTTTCTCTGCTTCTCAACTCATCTCATCTTCTGCACTTCTGCTTCGTTTTACTACGCCGTATCATCACGTGAATTCACTCAGCTCAACAATGCCTTCTTTCCTTCtcttttaagaaaaatatagatAGCTATAGATAACTTGCTGTGATGGTTTAGTTTTTTTGTTCATGTTCGTCGTCTTATTCACAATCTTTGTTCGGTTATCGTTTTCTCAATTTTCGTAGTTACGTTTATCATTTCTTAGTTTGGGAGTTTTATTCTCATCATTGTTTCCTTCCTTACTTGGATCTGAAACCATTACTTTGAGTTTTAACACCTAGCTTCTCTACTTCAATTTTAACACATGTTCatcattatatttatatttatattcttCCAATTCGGTGCTTCCTTTTCTTTTGCTCTTTCTTtcaattttggaaaaaaataagttttattatgtttttatatttcgttttttctttttttctcgaCTAAAGGAGTTAGATTTGGGAATGACTCAAAAACCTTGTTCAATTTCAGAGCTGTAGCTGGGATTTTTTTGTAACTGAAGAAGGGAGAGAATCTGAGAATGTCTGGTGGCACGCAGAACAGTATTAGAAAAGCACTTGGAGCCCTTAAGGATACCACCACAGTTTCCTTGGCTAAAGTCAACAGTGATTACAAGGTAGAAATCAATGGAATAGTTTGTTGGATGAGATGTTCTCCATCCAATCACATGTTTTTGTCTGTGTTCTAAATTGGTTTGTTGTATTTTGCAGGAATTGGACATTGCTATAGTTAGAGCCACCAATCATGTTGAACGCCCATCTAAAGAGAAACATATTAGAGGTTTGTTCGCTCTTGCTATGACTGCTTTGAAaagtctcaatttttttaatagaaacaaTTACCTTGGTCTGTTTGCCACTTATATATGTGTATACCATCTGTTGCATAATCTGAGTTTGTAAAAGGAATATTAGTTTGCTTAGTTAAGTTTTTTATTCTTGTATTTCTGTGCTTTCCTTTGCAGCTATATTCTCCGCGATCTCAGCTACTAGGCCTCGTGCCGATGTTGCCTATTGCATCCATGCTCTTGCCAGGCGATTATCAAGGACACATAACTGGGCGGTATGTGAATCGGTCATAAAGTTGTGGAACTTTTACAAGATATGGTTGATTATATCTTTTGTTGTCTAATAATAAACTTGTCATGTTTAAAAATCTCTGGGAATGTGTGATGAAGCCATTATGAACTTGTTATCTGTTTGCCTATTCATCATTTTTTGTTCACAAACTCGTTTTATTCACTGTTAAACATGGGGGGTGTGCATTTTATCACTTTCTTTTTGGCTGATTGACAAGTTCTTCATCTTTAGGTTGCATTGAAAACTTTAATTGTTATTCACCGTGCTCTAAGAGAAGTGGATCCAACATTTCATGAAGAACTCATTAACTATGGAAGAAGTAGGAGCCATATGCTCAACATGTCACATTTTAAAGATGATTCGAGTCCAAACGGTGCCTTTGCTTGCCTTTCTCTCCGTCATTGTTTTTACCTAATTCTTGCAATTACGATTATTGACATTTTAGCTGTCAATTTGTGTTTCACTGCTCAGCCTGGGATTATTCTGGATGGGTCCGCACTTATGCCTTATTTTTGGAGGAAAGGTTGGAATGTTTCCGTGTATTGAAGTATGATATTGAGGCAGAGCGTCCTGTAAGTGAAAAGGctttattactttattattttgttttctagCTTATTGTTTACAAGATTAGATTGGTAACATGTGTAGTTGCATAATCTGAATGctgttttttaaagaatattattCAATAACAACATGTTACAAGATGATATAATTTGTGGTTGCTCTCTCATCTCATACTTTAGTACATGCTTCTGACTTTGATATAAACAGATACTTAaagaaaattaccatttgtaaaTTTTGTCAGAGGACCAAAGATTTGGATACTGCTGAATTGCTAGTGCAGTTGCCAGCTTTACAACAACTCCTCTTTCGGGTTCTTGGTTGCCAGGTAGACTTTTGATCCATGAAGATCACATCAGATGGGGTTTCAACCCAAACATGTCACAACTAGTGGATTTGATTTGAATTAACAAAAGTTTACAATGTTGGTAGCATTATAATGGCATGACTTGTTTTGACTTCTGTGTTGTGCAGCCACAAGGAGCAGCGGTGAATAACTTTGTCATTCAGTTAGCACTCTCAATGGTAGATCAACTTTCTAATCTTACTGCATTCATCAGTAGTTTTTCCTTTCACATTCTTCTGAACATATTTTATATTGCTAATAGGTGGCTTCGGAAAGCATGAAAATTTATCAAGCTATTAGTGATGGCACAGTCAATATGCTTGATAAGGTATGTTGTTTTCTTCATTGGATTTGGAGCTTGATGTTTAACTACCTATGTATTTAATAGACTATTCTGGCAGTTCTTTGAGATGCCACGCAGTGATGCTGTGAAAGCACTTGATATATATCGGAGGGTTGGGCAGCAGGTATCTCTTAGACTTACGGAtaacttttcttctttcttttttcccctTAAAATTGTATATCATGACAGTCATTCATATTTTAACATTCTTTATATGAATTCAGGCTGAGAGACTGTCAGAGTTTTATGAAATATGCCGTAATCTTGATATCGGACGTGGAGAGAAGTTTATTAAAGTTGAGCTGGTTAGTTTGATCTTGCATCGTGCATGGTTTTGCCATTTGCCCTTTAGCTGGgtgttttcaataatttttacaAAATATGATACTAAGTAAACTAGTTTTTGATATGAAGCCCCCTACATCATTTCTGCAAGCCATGGAAGAGTATGTCAAAGATGCTCCACAGGGGATCGTGGTTCGCAAGGATCAGGTATGGATAAAACATCAAGAGGTCTGCTTTAAATTAGTTCTTTCTGTAAATATATTTGACCAACCAGGTTTCCATGTTTATTAAACGCAGGCTAATGATAAAACTGCGTCTCCAAAAGAAGTTTTGGCTATTGAATACAAAAAGACACCGGAAACGCAGGAGGAAAGTCCACCTACACCCCCTGCAGCTCCACCTTCTGAGCCTGTGAAAGAGGAAGAACCTCCGGCACATCCAGCGCCAGTACAACCACCACCTGATTTGTTGGTAATTACTTTGGGATTTCCCTTTTGGTGTCTTTTCCCTTTCTTTCGTTTAACTTAGATTGCGGATATATCTTATGGTAAATGCTTATTTATAATG is a window from the Arachis hypogaea cultivar Tifrunner chromosome 1, arahy.Tifrunner.gnm2.J5K5, whole genome shotgun sequence genome containing:
- the LOC112701643 gene encoding putative clathrin assembly protein At5g35200: MSGGTQNSIRKALGALKDTTTVSLAKVNSDYKELDIAIVRATNHVERPSKEKHIRAIFSAISATRPRADVAYCIHALARRLSRTHNWAVALKTLIVIHRALREVDPTFHEELINYGRSRSHMLNMSHFKDDSSPNAWDYSGWVRTYALFLEERLECFRVLKYDIEAERPRTKDLDTAELLVQLPALQQLLFRVLGCQPQGAAVNNFVIQLALSMVASESMKIYQAISDGTVNMLDKFFEMPRSDAVKALDIYRRVGQQAERLSEFYEICRNLDIGRGEKFIKVELPPTSFLQAMEEYVKDAPQGIVVRKDQANDKTASPKEVLAIEYKKTPETQEESPPTPPAAPPSEPVKEEEPPAHPAPVQPPPDLLSLDDPVPAAAELEDKNALALAIVPVADQTTSAVPNQANGTTGWELALVTTPSSNESATATSKLAGGLDKLTLDSLYDDALRRNNQNVSYNPWEQAPAGAMMQPTMHDPFYASNTVAAPPSVQMAAMSNQHQAYMYQQQQQQQQMMMMPQQQPSGNPFGNPYGAAAVHPYGAGMPVQSYNPYNTGLI